In one window of Massilibacterium senegalense DNA:
- the flgD gene encoding flagellar hook assembly protein FlgD produces the protein MSEINRKSATIDPNLFYSNKPKQERSTGNNALGKDDFLKILITQLQHQDPMSPMQDREFIAQMAQFTQVEQMTNMSKMLEKFIQFEAGNPLVKFSELIGKEIHFETEIPSDEKDTPSKIESGNGMVKTVVTRENGIFAILDNGKEVSVNDVIQVGSPSNK, from the coding sequence ATGTCTGAGATTAATAGGAAATCAGCAACTATTGACCCAAATTTGTTTTACAGTAATAAACCGAAACAAGAACGATCAACTGGTAATAACGCATTAGGAAAAGATGACTTTTTAAAAATTTTAATCACACAACTTCAACATCAAGATCCGATGTCACCGATGCAAGATCGGGAATTCATTGCTCAAATGGCGCAATTTACGCAAGTAGAGCAAATGACCAATATGTCGAAAATGTTAGAGAAATTCATTCAATTTGAAGCAGGGAACCCGTTAGTTAAATTTTCGGAATTAATCGGGAAAGAAATTCATTTTGAAACGGAAATTCCCTCTGATGAAAAAGACACTCCGTCAAAAATAGAGTCTGGTAATGGAATGGTGAAGACGGTCGTTACGAGAGAAAATGGGATTTTTGCTATTTTGGATAATGGGAAAGAAGTCAGTGTGAATGATGTCATTCAAGTTGGCTCTCCTAGTAATAAATAA
- a CDS encoding flagellar hook-basal body complex protein yields the protein MLRSMYSAISGMKNFQLKLDVIGNNIANVNTYGYKKNRAVFKDMVYQAQGGASAPVQGGRGGTNPKQVGLGSQVATIDSVATQGSSQSTGRPLDLMINGDGYFMVSDGTTDYYTRSGNFYLDQEGNIVNGDGMYLKGYGYNRLPNGTFEDANRQAVDGLGYRINENDNYLAVNPANPNGAPLQVNADGYRVNNDGKLVHTDDRLIDELGYLVNEDGQYLNAAGQVAQNKEDRIYLGKPVKLDRIVGEKAPLDRFTIDPNNTKSFSIGPDGKINIVTATEGLDSSQQVFIAKFNNAEGLQRLGSSLYVVSSNSGAPIIGEPGLDGNGDIISSTLEMSNVDLGEEFTEMIVAQRAFQANTRTITTADQILQELMQMKR from the coding sequence ATGTTACGTTCAATGTACTCAGCAATTTCAGGGATGAAAAACTTTCAGTTGAAATTAGATGTAATTGGTAATAATATTGCGAATGTGAATACGTATGGTTACAAAAAAAATCGTGCCGTTTTTAAAGATATGGTGTATCAAGCTCAAGGCGGAGCGAGTGCACCAGTTCAAGGTGGACGAGGTGGAACGAATCCAAAACAAGTTGGATTAGGGTCACAAGTTGCTACAATTGACTCGGTTGCAACGCAAGGTTCTTCTCAATCTACTGGTCGACCATTAGATTTAATGATTAATGGAGACGGTTATTTTATGGTATCCGACGGAACTACAGATTACTATACACGATCTGGAAACTTTTATTTGGATCAAGAAGGAAATATCGTTAATGGAGACGGGATGTACTTAAAAGGATATGGGTATAATCGTTTACCAAACGGAACATTCGAAGATGCTAATCGTCAAGCGGTAGATGGTTTAGGGTACCGTATCAATGAAAATGACAATTATCTTGCTGTAAATCCAGCAAATCCAAACGGTGCTCCATTACAAGTGAATGCCGATGGATATCGCGTCAATAATGATGGGAAATTGGTTCATACAGATGATCGGTTAATCGACGAACTAGGGTATTTAGTAAATGAAGATGGTCAATATTTAAATGCAGCAGGACAAGTTGCTCAAAATAAAGAGGATCGCATCTATTTAGGGAAACCAGTAAAACTAGATCGTATTGTAGGAGAAAAAGCTCCATTAGACCGTTTTACAATTGATCCTAATAATACAAAAAGCTTCAGTATCGGACCTGATGGGAAGATTAACATCGTTACAGCGACAGAAGGACTTGATAGTTCACAACAAGTCTTTATTGCAAAATTTAATAACGCAGAAGGTCTTCAACGTTTAGGTAGTAGTTTATATGTTGTTTCCTCGAACTCAGGAGCCCCAATTATTGGAGAGCCAGGTTTAGATGGAAATGGTGATATTATTTCTTCGACACTTGAAATGAGTAATGTGGACTTAGGAGAAGAATTTACAGAAATGATTGTTGCACAACGTGCATTCCAAGCAAATACAAGAACTATTACAACAGCAGATCAAATTTTACAAGAATTAATGCAAATGAAACGATAA
- a CDS encoding flagellar hook-basal body complex protein, which translates to MLDSFYSGVSGMTQSQRRLDVTGNNLSNANTVGFKKSRTMFKDLIYNEIKAPQEAAQNRGSIHTLQSGLGATTASIDRIHTTGNAQATGRPLDVMIPGPGMFVTIGNTANQGEPLYTRSGNFYVDQNGYLVTQDGRYVTQANPQNQGLVGLAPIQVGQDARNVRVNQLGAVLYDDVNGNTQQAGRLVIALPANEEGLEKIGQNNYRITENSGDVRLAFAGQGELGLLIAGVLEMSNVDVGEEITELILSQRHFQASAQAVKTSDEILQEIANLRR; encoded by the coding sequence ATGCTTGATTCTTTCTATTCTGGTGTTTCTGGTATGACTCAATCGCAACGTCGATTGGACGTTACCGGAAACAACTTATCCAATGCTAATACAGTTGGATTTAAAAAATCCCGTACGATGTTTAAAGATTTGATTTATAACGAAATAAAAGCACCACAAGAAGCAGCACAAAACCGTGGTTCTATCCATACGCTTCAATCAGGTTTAGGTGCAACGACAGCTTCTATTGATCGGATTCATACTACAGGAAATGCTCAAGCTACGGGGAGACCGTTAGATGTCATGATACCTGGACCAGGGATGTTTGTGACAATTGGAAATACCGCGAATCAAGGAGAACCATTGTATACTCGGTCCGGTAATTTTTATGTCGACCAAAATGGTTATTTAGTAACACAAGACGGACGGTACGTTACACAAGCAAACCCACAAAATCAAGGATTGGTTGGCTTAGCCCCGATACAAGTTGGCCAAGATGCGAGGAACGTTCGTGTAAACCAGTTAGGTGCAGTGCTATATGACGATGTAAATGGCAACACCCAACAAGCAGGGCGTCTAGTTATTGCGTTACCAGCAAACGAAGAAGGCTTAGAAAAAATAGGTCAAAATAATTATCGTATTACTGAAAATAGTGGAGATGTACGGTTAGCATTTGCTGGTCAGGGAGAACTTGGTTTATTAATAGCAGGTGTATTGGAAATGAGTAATGTAGATGTTGGAGAAGAGATTACCGAGTTAATTTTATCGCAACGTCATTTTCAGGCAAGTGCCCAAGCGGTGAAAACGAGTGATGAGATTTTACAAGAAATCGCAAATTTAAGAAGATAG
- a CDS encoding flagellar FlbD family protein, with amino-acid sequence MIEVTRLNGQPFSINAIYIELLEETPDTIITLTNGKKYIVREPIEEVKEKITNFYKQITIIGRPEMEGS; translated from the coding sequence ATGATTGAAGTGACACGTTTAAATGGACAACCCTTTTCTATCAATGCAATTTATATTGAATTGCTTGAAGAAACACCAGACACCATTATTACATTAACAAATGGAAAAAAATATATTGTTCGAGAGCCAATCGAAGAAGTAAAAGAAAAAATTACGAACTTTTACAAACAAATTACGATAATCGGTAGACCAGAAATGGAGGGTTCATAA
- the fliL gene encoding flagellar basal body-associated protein FliL — protein MAKGNKLVNIMIILMLSIVLVAVVGFVVFKFMTAPKEKTEPKAKELVELTVDTEEITTNLADDSYVKIKFKLQTDNKDAKKELEQRSFQVNDIIINKLSTMTSEEVRSQEGMLKAEEEIQNKVNELMQEGKVTNIYTTMKVIS, from the coding sequence ATGGCAAAAGGAAATAAACTAGTAAATATTATGATTATATTAATGTTGTCGATTGTCTTAGTTGCAGTCGTTGGATTTGTAGTTTTTAAATTTATGACCGCTCCAAAAGAAAAAACAGAACCGAAAGCAAAAGAATTAGTGGAGTTGACGGTAGATACAGAAGAAATTACTACTAATTTGGCGGATGATTCTTATGTGAAAATTAAATTTAAATTACAAACAGATAACAAAGATGCAAAGAAAGAACTAGAGCAACGATCATTCCAAGTAAACGATATTATTATTAATAAGCTTTCTACTATGACTTCTGAAGAGGTTCGTTCGCAAGAAGGAATGCTAAAAGCGGAAGAGGAAATTCAAAACAAAGTAAACGAACTCATGCAAGAAGGAAAAGTGACTAATATTTATACAACGATGAAAGTAATTTCATAG
- the fliM gene encoding flagellar motor switch protein FliM: MAEDVLSQSEIDALLSALSAGEMNAEELKKEESEKKVKVYDFKRALRFSKDQIRSLSRIHENFARLLTTYFSAQLRTYVQISVASVDQLPYEEFIRSIPKLTILNVFRAEPLEGRLLMEVNPNIAYAMLDRILGGQGDSLNKVDNLTEIESSIMKQMFERSLYAFSEAWESVINLDCYLEEFEVNSQFMQMVSPNETVVVISLNTVIGDISGMINICLPHVVIEPIIPKLSGHYWMQESKKERAPEELHNLEQNIKRAFVPVVAELGETTISVEDFLYLEVGDCLSLHTKTTEPLKIKVSGESKFLVQPGKVNKKVAVQILESLEGEYNDD; this comes from the coding sequence ATGGCTGAAGATGTATTATCGCAAAGTGAAATAGACGCATTACTATCTGCCTTATCAGCTGGAGAAATGAATGCAGAAGAATTAAAAAAAGAAGAGTCAGAAAAAAAGGTAAAAGTATACGATTTTAAACGTGCCCTTCGTTTTTCAAAAGATCAAATTCGCAGTCTTTCAAGAATTCATGAAAATTTTGCGAGATTACTAACTACTTATTTTTCAGCACAATTGCGCACATACGTGCAAATCTCTGTCGCTTCTGTAGACCAATTACCGTATGAAGAGTTTATTCGTTCGATACCGAAATTGACGATTTTAAACGTTTTTCGAGCCGAGCCGTTAGAAGGAAGACTTTTAATGGAAGTAAACCCTAACATTGCTTATGCGATGTTAGATCGAATTTTAGGTGGACAAGGCGATAGTTTGAACAAGGTGGATAATTTAACAGAAATAGAATCTAGCATTATGAAGCAAATGTTTGAACGGTCCTTATATGCATTTAGTGAGGCTTGGGAATCAGTTATTAATCTCGATTGTTATTTAGAAGAATTTGAAGTCAATTCGCAATTTATGCAAATGGTTTCACCAAATGAAACAGTCGTTGTTATTTCTCTTAATACAGTAATTGGGGACATAAGTGGAATGATTAATATTTGTTTGCCGCATGTCGTTATTGAACCAATTATTCCAAAACTTTCTGGACACTATTGGATGCAAGAATCGAAAAAGGAGCGTGCTCCAGAAGAACTTCATAATTTAGAACAGAATATTAAACGAGCGTTCGTGCCTGTAGTTGCTGAACTCGGAGAAACGACCATTTCAGTAGAAGATTTTCTTTATTTAGAAGTTGGCGATTGTCTTTCATTACATACAAAAACAACGGAACCATTAAAGATTAAAGTTTCAGGAGAATCAAAATTTTTAGTGCAACCAGGGAAAGTGAATAAAAAAGTAGCTGTTCAAATTTTAGAAAGTTTGGAAGGAGAGTATAACGATGACTAG
- the fliY gene encoding flagellar motor switch phosphatase FliY produces the protein MTSDMLSQEEINALLQGTNADASNEPSGNDATDQLNMSNDINDYLDSMEQDALGEIGNISFGSATTTLSTLLNQKVDITTPTVSVITRARLMEEFPKPHVSVQVEYTEGFEGENLLVIRTEDAQIIADLMLGGDGTNPIEELTDMHLSAVQEAMNQMMGSAATSMSTIFNKRVDISPPKIDVLDVKNEKGIPHEDILIKVSFRLRVGELIDSSIMQLLPVPFAKELIQQLFNPGSGSEPKEQPKQATPQRPKQDTPSRSVEQPMPSSRPTYEKQQSVDVQPARFAEFTTPSLDEQEAQNLNLLLDIPLNVTVELGRTKKSIREILELSPGSIIELDKLAGEPVDILVNNKMIAQGEVVVIDENFGVRITKISSQEDRIRKLR, from the coding sequence ATGACTAGTGATATGCTTTCACAAGAAGAAATCAATGCTTTATTACAAGGGACTAATGCAGATGCATCAAATGAACCGAGCGGAAATGATGCTACTGATCAATTGAATATGTCAAATGATATTAATGATTACTTGGATTCCATGGAGCAAGATGCATTAGGGGAAATTGGGAATATTTCCTTTGGCAGTGCCACAACAACGTTATCTACTTTATTAAACCAAAAAGTAGATATTACCACTCCAACCGTTTCGGTTATTACACGAGCTAGATTAATGGAAGAGTTTCCAAAACCACATGTTTCTGTGCAAGTGGAATACACGGAAGGTTTCGAGGGAGAAAATCTATTAGTTATTCGTACAGAAGATGCCCAAATCATTGCCGACTTAATGCTAGGCGGAGACGGGACGAATCCTATAGAAGAATTAACAGATATGCATTTAAGCGCTGTACAAGAAGCGATGAATCAAATGATGGGTAGTGCTGCAACTAGTATGTCAACTATCTTCAATAAGCGAGTAGATATTTCTCCACCTAAAATAGATGTGTTAGATGTGAAAAATGAAAAAGGAATTCCGCATGAAGATATTTTAATTAAAGTTTCTTTCCGGTTACGGGTAGGGGAACTTATTGATTCTAGTATTATGCAATTACTACCAGTTCCTTTTGCGAAAGAATTAATTCAACAATTGTTTAACCCAGGAAGCGGAAGTGAACCAAAGGAACAACCTAAACAAGCAACACCACAACGACCAAAGCAAGATACACCATCGCGATCTGTAGAACAACCAATGCCATCAAGTCGGCCAACATATGAGAAACAACAATCAGTCGATGTGCAGCCGGCACGCTTTGCGGAATTTACTACACCATCGCTTGATGAACAAGAAGCACAAAATTTAAATTTATTACTGGATATCCCACTCAATGTGACAGTGGAATTAGGTAGAACAAAAAAGTCGATTCGTGAAATTTTGGAACTTTCCCCAGGATCGATTATTGAATTGGATAAACTTGCAGGTGAACCTGTCGATATTTTAGTGAATAATAAAATGATTGCACAAGGTGAAGTTGTAGTCATCGATGAAAACTTCGGTGTTCGTATTACGAAAATTTCAAGTCAAGAAGACCGAATTAGAAAACTTCGATAA
- a CDS encoding response regulator, producing the protein MANRILVVDDAAFMRMMIKDILEKNGFEVVGEAENGAQAVEKYKESTPDLVTMDITMPEMDGITALKEIRNINPDAKIIMCSAMGQQAMVIDAIQAGAKDFIVKPFQADRVLEAIKKTLG; encoded by the coding sequence ATGGCAAACCGTATTTTAGTAGTAGATGATGCAGCATTTATGAGAATGATGATTAAAGACATTTTAGAGAAAAATGGTTTTGAGGTAGTAGGGGAAGCTGAAAATGGTGCACAAGCAGTAGAAAAATATAAGGAATCTACACCAGACTTAGTGACAATGGATATTACAATGCCTGAAATGGATGGCATTACGGCATTAAAAGAAATAAGAAACATTAACCCAGATGCAAAAATTATTATGTGTTCAGCGATGGGACAACAAGCAATGGTAATTGACGCGATTCAAGCAGGTGCCAAAGACTTTATCGTAAAACCATTCCAAGCAGATCGCGTATTAGAAGCGATTAAGAAAACACTAGGATAA
- a CDS encoding flagellar biosynthetic protein FliO, translating into MFKTKLSILFCFVILVMFPLRSQIAFAETFEFSSGPCNGTVEECLQQNKKSETKQPSKEKIESEAEVPGVSQQSLWGSFLKLIVASVFVIGLLILLLKFINRRTKEFQSGKAMQTLGGISVGNNKSVQLIRLGNEILVVGVGENVQLLKEITEEKTIQTLVQLSENETASSTVPLEKMKQWFQSKKNQDEQEPMNFKMYIKEQLLSSQRERKEIIEEAKKKGKDQ; encoded by the coding sequence GTGTTCAAAACAAAACTAAGTATACTTTTTTGTTTTGTTATTTTAGTAATGTTTCCGCTACGTAGTCAAATTGCGTTTGCGGAAACATTTGAATTTTCAAGTGGACCATGTAACGGCACCGTAGAAGAATGTTTACAACAAAATAAAAAAAGTGAAACAAAACAACCATCAAAAGAAAAAATCGAGTCTGAAGCAGAAGTCCCAGGTGTGTCTCAGCAAAGCCTCTGGGGTAGTTTTTTAAAACTTATTGTTGCCTCTGTATTTGTTATCGGTCTTTTAATACTTTTATTAAAGTTTATCAATCGACGAACGAAAGAGTTTCAATCGGGAAAGGCAATGCAAACCCTTGGTGGAATCAGTGTTGGAAATAATAAATCGGTGCAGCTGATTAGACTAGGAAATGAGATATTAGTTGTAGGCGTTGGGGAAAATGTTCAATTATTAAAAGAGATTACAGAAGAAAAAACGATTCAAACTCTTGTTCAATTGTCTGAAAATGAGACGGCAAGTTCAACTGTTCCGTTAGAAAAAATGAAACAATGGTTTCAATCGAAAAAAAATCAAGATGAGCAAGAACCAATGAATTTTAAAATGTATATAAAAGAGCAACTATTATCGTCTCAGAGAGAACGGAAAGAAATTATCGAAGAAGCAAAAAAGAAAGGTAAAGATCAATGA
- the fliP gene encoding flagellar type III secretion system pore protein FliP (The bacterial flagellar biogenesis protein FliP forms a type III secretion system (T3SS)-type pore required for flagellar assembly.), giving the protein MIPGIDLNFLNDSPESVATTIQILVLLTVLSLAPAMLVLMTSFTRIVVVLSFVRTSLATQQMPPNQVLIGLALFLTFFIMGPTFSEVNEQALKPYLNNEISQEEMYDKASKPMKEFMAKHTRQKDLQLFLNYSGAKQPESIEDIPLTTLVPAYAISELKTAFQIGFMIFIPFLVIDMVVASILMAMGMMMLPPVMISLPFKILLFVLVDGWYLVVKSLLLSY; this is encoded by the coding sequence ATGATTCCAGGTATTGATTTAAATTTTTTAAACGACAGTCCAGAAAGTGTTGCGACAACGATACAAATATTAGTTCTTCTTACAGTTCTTTCGCTAGCACCAGCGATGCTTGTATTAATGACATCTTTTACTAGAATAGTTGTTGTTTTATCTTTTGTACGGACGTCACTAGCAACACAACAAATGCCACCAAACCAAGTGTTAATTGGTTTAGCACTTTTCTTAACGTTTTTTATTATGGGACCTACTTTTAGTGAAGTAAATGAACAAGCTTTAAAACCTTATTTAAATAATGAAATTTCTCAAGAAGAAATGTATGACAAGGCAAGTAAACCAATGAAAGAATTTATGGCCAAACATACAAGACAGAAAGATTTACAGTTGTTTTTAAATTATAGCGGTGCAAAACAACCGGAATCAATTGAAGATATTCCCCTTACAACGTTAGTTCCAGCATATGCCATTAGTGAACTAAAAACAGCTTTTCAAATTGGTTTTATGATTTTTATTCCATTTTTAGTGATTGATATGGTTGTTGCGAGTATTTTAATGGCAATGGGGATGATGATGTTACCGCCAGTAATGATTTCGTTGCCTTTTAAAATTCTATTATTTGTCCTTGTAGATGGATGGTATTTAGTCGTTAAGTCATTACTTTTAAGTTATTAA
- the fliQ gene encoding flagellar biosynthesis protein FliQ: MSQDAVLRIAEQGVYVTLLIAGPLLLLALVVGLIVSIFQATTQIQEQTLAFIPKIVAVLVGLVFFGPWMLQQMVTFTFNIFNNLHRFIG, translated from the coding sequence ATGAGTCAAGATGCAGTTCTGCGAATTGCAGAACAAGGTGTATATGTCACGCTGTTAATCGCAGGGCCTTTATTACTATTAGCCCTTGTGGTTGGACTAATTGTTAGTATTTTTCAAGCAACGACACAAATTCAAGAGCAAACATTAGCTTTTATTCCAAAAATTGTGGCTGTTTTAGTAGGATTAGTATTTTTTGGACCGTGGATGTTGCAACAAATGGTTACTTTTACATTTAATATTTTTAATAATTTACATAGGTTTATCGGATGA
- the fliR gene encoding flagellar biosynthetic protein FliR, producing MDSVFNQFPVFLLILVRVASFFVTAPLFSYRNIPNTFKLGLALFFSWMMFYSVDASLDVNQFYFLLIIKEALVGLFIGFIAAVMTYALQVAGGFIDYQIGFAIANVIDPQTGVQSPLIGRYFYIVAIIFMFAVNAHHLLLDGIFYSYQFIPLQDVFFPFDKEAVPMFVLKTVSAMFLIAFQMAIPIVGSIFLLDVALGIIARTVPQVNVFVVGLPLKILAGFVVILFIMPILFMTIQYIVEQMAVVMRDFMLLIGAS from the coding sequence ATGGATAGTGTATTTAATCAATTTCCTGTCTTTTTGTTAATTTTGGTGCGCGTTGCAAGTTTTTTTGTAACAGCACCACTCTTTTCCTATCGCAACATTCCTAATACGTTTAAACTAGGTTTAGCTCTGTTTTTTTCATGGATGATGTTTTATAGTGTCGATGCTTCATTAGATGTTAACCAATTTTATTTTTTACTTATTATAAAAGAAGCGCTAGTCGGCTTATTTATTGGTTTTATCGCTGCCGTAATGACGTATGCTTTACAAGTAGCCGGTGGATTTATTGATTATCAAATAGGGTTTGCGATTGCAAACGTAATTGACCCACAAACCGGTGTTCAAAGTCCACTCATTGGACGTTATTTTTATATTGTAGCCATCATTTTTATGTTTGCTGTAAATGCCCATCATTTACTGTTAGATGGCATTTTTTATAGTTATCAATTTATTCCTTTACAAGACGTTTTTTTCCCGTTTGATAAGGAAGCAGTCCCAATGTTTGTCTTAAAAACGGTATCCGCAATGTTTTTAATCGCATTTCAAATGGCTATTCCCATTGTCGGAAGCATTTTTTTGCTCGATGTAGCATTAGGGATTATTGCAAGAACTGTTCCACAAGTGAATGTGTTTGTTGTCGGATTACCGTTAAAAATTTTAGCTGGGTTTGTTGTTATTCTTTTTATTATGCCTATTTTGTTTATGACAATCCAATATATTGTAGAACAAATGGCCGTTGTTATGCGTGATTTTATGTTGTTGATAGGAGCGTCGTAA
- the flhB gene encoding flagellar biosynthesis protein FlhB — MYVLKLNLQFFAGEKTEKATPKKRQESRKKGQVAKSNDINTAISLLVVFLFLGSIAGFLRDEIIGFFVEFYTYDLLMDINEQNIHQMFVKVTMKSVVIVAPVLAVALVAGIFSNFIQVGALFSTDAIKFKLERIDPIKGFKRIFSLRAIVELLKSLLKITLVGIVTFTILFMNKEQVMQLSEHSIENALIIIAKLTFQMGLATSILLIFLAILDYAYQKYDFEKNIRMSKQDIKDEYKKVEGDPLIKSKIKERQRQMAMQRMMQEVPNADVIITNPTHYAIALKYNDEQMDAPIIVAKGVDYLAMKIKEVAKKHQIVMVENKPLARALYSKAEIGDVIPEEFYKSIAEIIAYVYRLRNKA; from the coding sequence GTGTATGTTTTAAAGCTTAATTTACAATTTTTTGCTGGAGAAAAAACAGAAAAAGCTACTCCAAAAAAACGTCAGGAATCGAGAAAAAAAGGGCAAGTAGCAAAAAGTAACGATATTAATACAGCGATTTCATTATTAGTTGTGTTTCTTTTTTTAGGTTCTATCGCTGGATTTTTGCGCGATGAAATTATTGGCTTTTTTGTTGAATTTTATACATATGATTTGTTAATGGATATAAATGAACAAAATATTCACCAAATGTTTGTAAAAGTAACGATGAAATCGGTCGTTATTGTTGCGCCTGTGTTAGCGGTAGCGCTTGTTGCTGGTATTTTTTCTAATTTTATTCAAGTTGGTGCATTATTCTCAACAGATGCGATTAAATTTAAATTGGAAAGAATTGATCCAATCAAAGGTTTTAAACGAATTTTTTCCTTGCGTGCTATTGTTGAATTATTAAAATCATTATTGAAAATCACATTAGTAGGAATTGTGACGTTTACTATTCTTTTTATGAATAAAGAGCAAGTGATGCAGCTGAGTGAACATTCTATTGAAAATGCTTTGATTATCATTGCTAAATTAACTTTTCAAATGGGACTTGCCACGTCTATTTTACTTATTTTCCTTGCCATTTTAGATTATGCATATCAAAAATATGATTTTGAAAAAAATATCCGAATGTCCAAACAAGATATAAAAGATGAGTATAAAAAAGTAGAGGGTGACCCGCTTATCAAATCAAAAATCAAAGAGCGCCAGCGACAAATGGCGATGCAACGAATGATGCAAGAAGTACCAAATGCAGATGTCATTATTACAAATCCTACCCATTATGCGATTGCATTAAAGTATAATGATGAGCAAATGGATGCTCCTATTATCGTTGCCAAAGGTGTCGATTATTTAGCAATGAAAATCAAAGAAGTCGCAAAAAAGCATCAAATTGTTATGGTTGAAAATAAGCCACTAGCTAGGGCGTTATATAGTAAAGCGGAAATTGGAGATGTTATTCCAGAAGAGTTTTATAAATCCATCGCAGAAATCATTGCTTATGTGTATCGTTTACGAAACAAAGCATAA